TAACTTCCCTTTACTATACTTctttgaataactttttgtgCTTCTCTAGCAATATATAATTACTTATAGGAGATACTACGTTTAGCGAAGAATGCATTGCGCAGATTCTGCTACGTACATGACATCTTGAATAGCACACCAAACATAACTGCTTTTTCATGTAATTAGATTGTATCAAGATAATCACTTAACATTTTCATACAATGTAATTGATCataagattaaaaataattcttagaaaatctattggaaataatttctattcaatCATCAATCATAACGTAATCAACAATTATattgattgaataaattttcctaTTTCATTCTCACAACTAGAAGCAATGCATCtgatatatatgtatatatatatatatatatatatatatatatatatatatatatatatatatatatatatttatagtctatttctGAAAgctatagagtaataaaatggtgaattccgtccagttccgCTCAATTTCGGTGACTgtcataggtgtaggtcttgaaatagtattgtttgtaatattaaaatttcaagtaattgcgtaagagatttaggaaaagtatgttttctggcctGATTTGTCAATAccgaaatattgtgtagggattactagGTAGTAGGTTATAccgttacgttttgcgtttaacaggtaccgtttaaccttttATTAGTGCCaagaaaacatttattgaatGGATCACATAAAACTttccattcaaaattttatttataaaatgaatcaataattattcatcATAATTAAGAAATTCAATACATAGGGTAATGGTTGTATGGTGTATTAAGAACATGTCCATTATTGTTATTGTCCTCTTATTTGGCTTTTACACTGGGAGAATATAGGTTTTCAAATAATCTTCCATTGAAAGAGCAAGTGTAGGTGATTACTACTCAAAAGGTCATTTCTCATATCGAAGATGTGTATTGTACTCAGCAATTCAGtgaacataataaaatatttcctcaCTGGAGATGAATAAGCATCACTATCTCAGTGTAGTTGGCCTAACTATGAATGGAATAtcttatgaattaaaaaaagttaccaATGTACTGCCTTTGCGACTAATAATTGCGTCTATTCATATTGGTATTCTCCTAACTAAAGTTTAGCAATCATGTGGAATAAAACTGTTACAAATATTTAGGAGCCAGGTTCGCATTCTGGAATGGTTCTTTTGggattcaattatttttttttcatttcatgccaAAGGTTTTCAATCGACGACAATTAAACATGATAAGCGGTATCATATTCCTggaaattcaatattatttgtatgCATGTTACCAATTTGAGGTGTTAAGTTCAACCACAACATTCATATTACTTTCTATGAAGTGAATGTCTCCCATAAGGTAAAAAATTTAACACTTCTATAGTTTTTATGACACGACCTCTACCAGTGGATACTTCAAATCTGGCTGTATCagtcttaataaaaaaggtccATTGGTTTAAAGGTAATAATTTGTGTTCCTATGAATATTTGTTAGTAAGGGTTTTTTTGGCTAGAAATACTTAtcgaaaacaaactttttggattttgaatAGTACTTAAATAGATTTTACTACAACAATGATTACAATAAAGATCTTACTATACAAAAAGCCGTGAAAGACAtgtgttttgttattttataatatcttaTCTGCTGATTAAGCATGTCGGTCAGCAACCATCTTATGTTTCCTTATGtttacatttctatatattttgaagCTCGTGTCTCGATAATATGCTGGGTTCTTTACTAACAAAATGACATAGTTTTCACCGCGAACACACGTTTCATGCACGTGCTACGACCATGAACCTTCTAAAAACATACGTGACACCAACTTATCGCTCGAAACAAAGGagcattttatcaaaaatgtataactTGACACGATCATATTTGAACCGCCCTCATATGTAAGGGAAGTATAAATTCccaaggaaaaattttttttgttaacaacCAAGTAGGACTGAAAGAAATGGAAAGCTTCCAAAGATAGGAATTTTGGATGAGTTCatacttatagtaaaaaaacagaagaaattagaaaaatactttattacTTAGTAACAAATACAACAAACaagtaaaaactataaaaactcactGGCAAACCTGTCGTATTTACAATGTTTTATgatagaaagaaatatatacagaaaaaattttcatattaaacaaatttaactATTTAGTCCCAACCATGATGATGATGATCTTCATAGACATTTACCCACACTTTTTCCCAAATGGGTTTCGACACTTTTTTCCAAGCGGGTACTTCTATCGTTTTCCAGACTGGGACCCATATCTGTTTCCACACGTCtttccaaatttcttttttctctgTTACCCATTTCTGTACTTTTTCTGTTCTCCATATTTgtactttttcttgtttccataTAAGTTCTTTTTTAGGAATCCAGATTTGTTTCTTCTCAGTTCTCCATATCTGTTCCTTTTTGGGTATCCAAATTTGTTGTTTCTCTGTTCTCCATATTTGTACTTTCTCCGTTCTCCAAATTTGTTTCTTCTcagttttccatatttttttccattcggctttccattccatttttttctgaggtatccatatttgttttttctcagTTCTCCATACTTTCTTCCAAACAGGTTTccaaataagttttttcttccaaatatcATGCGCAGTATATTCATTGCCATGGTGATCTTTACCCAAATAATGATCTCCATGTATTCCTTCTTTCACCCATTCGGGTACAAACGATTTCTTCCACTCGGGAACTTGTATTTCTTTCCAAGCGGGTACTTGAATTTCTTTCCAAACAGGAACCCATATCTGTTTCCATGCAGGAACTTGGATTTCTTTCCAATCAGGCACTTGAATTTCTTTCCAATCGGGAACCTTTATTTCTTTCCATGCTGGAACTTTCACTTCCTTCCAATCAGGAACTTGTATTTCTTTCCAAGCTGGAACTTGAACTTCTTTCCAAATTGGTTTCGTTATTACTTTCCAATCAGGAACCTGAATTTCTTTCCAAATTGGTACCTGTACTTCCTTCCACGCTGGAACTTGAGTTTTTTTCCATTCCGCTACCCATTTGAGCTTTTTTTCGTGCTTCCAAACTTTCACCCATTCGGTTTTCCAAGTCAGTTTCTTGCTCCAGTAACCCTTAGGATGTTCACTAAAGGATCTCTTTGAGCGAGATAGACTAACAGGATTACTTCTCAAAGGTACAACTATGAAGCTTCCTATAATTACCTGTAACAAAATAATGGAGGATCAAAAAATGCATCCCTCTTTCGAATCACGTATTCGATGCGGAGATTATTGTTCGTTCAATGAATggattatttatattgaattgctTGAGGGTTTTCTAAGAGACAATTCATTATAGTACTCTTGTAAAGGAAATTTAAAGAGAGCCATCCatcaaatattatcaaattaatttaaatagtaTGTAATTGAAAAGCTTggtcaaatttattgaaaagttaaCACATACTTTGATTCTTATTGACATGATTTTCATGacatttatttcaacaaatattaaatattctttcaaaagaatatttaatatttatatatatatatatatatatatatatatatatatatatatatatatatatatcagttGTTACTCCTAAatgattctttgtttgaaaaataaattagttggcTAGAAACCCGAAAAACCtaaaacatttggaaaaattaataagtttctctTGCAGATctccagacgatcattatctcatgcataaggtaggacagcaaaaaatttaatgtgagcttagatattatttgtaacatctttcaggttactttaatatttttatattatatattttagtattttataaaCTCGTGagtgaagtaactttttttcactcgtaggaatAACCACACTCGCCTTCGGCTATTGCGGTCACACCGTCCTAAtcatgaaaaaaagtattactttacttac
The window above is part of the Diorhabda sublineata isolate icDioSubl1.1 chromosome 3, icDioSubl1.1, whole genome shotgun sequence genome. Proteins encoded here:
- the LOC130442173 gene encoding golgin subfamily A member 6-like protein 25 codes for the protein MRCFLLLVIIGSFIVVPLRSNPVSLSRSKRSFSEHPKGYWSKKLTWKTEWVKVWKHEKKLKWVAEWKKTQVPAWKEVQVPIWKEIQVPDWKVITKPIWKEVQVPAWKEIQVPDWKEVKVPAWKEIKVPDWKEIQVPDWKEIQVPAWKQIWVPVWKEIQVPAWKEIQVPEWKKSFVPEWVKEGIHGDHYLGKDHHGNEYTAHDIWKKKLIWKPVWKKVWRTEKKQIWIPQKKMEWKAEWKKIWKTEKKQIWRTEKVQIWRTEKQQIWIPKKEQIWRTEKKQIWIPKKELIWKQEKVQIWRTEKVQKWVTEKKEIWKDVWKQIWVPVWKTIEVPAWKKVSKPIWEKVWVNVYEDHHHHGWD